From Aspergillus fumigatus Af293 chromosome 3, whole genome shotgun sequence, a single genomic window includes:
- a CDS encoding NADP-dependent oxidoreductase, with translation MQAVRLHPAPNGSKPYSPTNPAPPSALRLDKIPIPKPSRPGEILIRVKATTAVRDALTWPETYATDYAIPGNDFSGIVEDVFVDPNGTTAAATSQFKRGDQVFGMAHADRGSAWAEYTIVHEHETALKPDTLPWEQAACLPLSGLTAFQALFEHAGLPFPADAVGGGSEARIGKRVLITGSSGGVGIYLVQLAAMAGLHVVAASSSAERNGGFLKGLGADEVVEYAALGENVDGSFDLIVDTVGGKILRRCWAWVAGHGTLISVDSASFDFVNEHSKCGLNKGKEDVRALFFIVQSDAEALRKLATLADSGRLKLFVLQTYDLSQAQAAYEQASSKASGYGKVVIQIGD, from the coding sequence ATGCAAGCCGTCCGTCTTCATCCCGCCCCCAACGGCTCAAAGCCCTACTCCCCCACCAACCCAGCTCCACCATCTGCGTTGAGGCTCGACAAGATCCCAATCCCCAAACCGTCGCGCCCGGGAGAAATCCTCATCAGAGTGAAAGCCACAACCGCCGTCCGCGATGCATTGACATGGCCCGAAACGTACGCGACCGACTATGCGATCCCAGGCAACGACTTCTCCGGCATCGTCGAAGACGTCTTCGTCGACCCGAAcggcaccaccgccgccgccaccagCCAATTCAAACGCGGCGATCAGGTCTTTGGAATGGCACATGCCGATCGGGGCTCCGCGTGGGCCGAATACACGATTGTGCATGAGCACGAGACCGCCCTCAAGCCCGACACCCTGCCGTGGGAGCAGGCTGCTTGTCTGCCGCTCAGCGGGCTGACGGCGTTCCAGGCTCTGTTTGAGCATGCGGGACTCCCCTTCCCGGCGGATGCCGTCGGGGGAGGATCAGAAGCGAGGATTGGGAAGCGGGTCCTGATTACCGGGAGTTCGGGCGGGGTGGGGATCTATCTGGTGCAGCTGGCTGCGATGGCAGGCCTGCATGTGGTGGCTGCGTCTAGCTCTGCCGAGCGCAACGGGGGGTTTCTGAAGGGGCTGGGGGCTGATGAGGTGGTCGAGTACGCGGCCTTGGGGGAGAATGTGGACGGGTCGTTTGATCTGATTGTCGATACTGTTGGGGGGAAGATTCTCCGCCGATGCTGGGCTTGGGTCGCCGGGCATGGGACGTTGATATCAGTGGATTCGGCGAGTTTTGATTTTGTGAATGAGCATAGCAAGTGTGGGCTGAACAAGGGGAAGGAGGATGTGAGAGCTCTGTTTTTCATTGTTCAAAGTGATGCTGAAGCGCTGAGGAAGCTGGCGACCTTGGCGGATTCGGGCCGGCTGAAGCTGTTTGTGCTGCAGACGTATGATCTCTCGCAGGCTCAGGCAGCGTATGAACAGGCGAGTTCAAAGGCTTCGGGCTACGGGAAGGTTGTTATTCAGATAGGAGACTAG
- a CDS encoding cytochrome and DOMON domain-containing protein encodes MLRVYCLCWWLAVCKHVSGQVQTFTPAAETAIAYSVNVPASTAGSGSSGSGPIFIQMRSTKEVQWFAWGQGAVMQGANIFVVYANGTGITVSPRLGVEHVEPLHNPQARFSILNGSGISNGILTANIRCDSCITWPGGHEDVTSTSSPWIWAVKHGPMLDSDSVSATITIHDFSGVATVNMKQATGGSSENPFVGGSMSSSSSSASAALTINSESVRKKRIAHAVLMIVTFVLLFPLIALGIPLFPSARTVVIHASLQLCTLALVLAGFGLGISMARSLNFVGSYHPIIGIIVVASLVLFQPAMGLVQHWYFRRTGKKSLAAYAHRWLGRTAITLGMINAGLGFRLTGIGTSVAPTGAVIAYGVVAGLVWVGYVLTVSFLSYRKRHSRA; translated from the coding sequence ATGCTTAGGGTATACTGTCTGTGTTGGTGGCTCGCCGTATGCAAGCACGTATCCGGCCAAGTCCAGACCTTTACTCCTGCAGCAGAAACGGCAATAGCATACAGCGTAAATGTCCCTGCATCAACTGCCGGGTCCGGCTCCTCCGGCTCCGGGCCCATTTTCATTCAGATGCGGTCTACCAAAGAAGTGCAATGGTTCGCATGGGGTCAAGGAGCTGTAATGCAAGGGGCCAATATATTCGTCGTCTATGCGAATGGGACCGGTATCACCGTCTCGCCGCGGTTGGGCGTCGAGCACGTGGAGCCGCTGCACAATCCGCAAGCTCGATTCTCGATCCTCAATGGTAGTGGAATCAGCAATGGAATCCTCACGGCGAACATACGGTGCGATAGCTGTATCACCTGGCCAGGGGGCCACGAGGATGTGACAAGCACCTCGAGCCCATGGATATGGGCCGTGAAGCACGGTCCCATGCTAGATTCAGACAGCGTCTCGGCGACGATCACTATCCATGACTTCTCAGGTGTTGCAACCGTCAATATGAAGCAGGCAACCGGTGGCAGCTCCGAGAATCCATTTGTCGGTGGATCGATGTCGTCGAGTTCCAGCTCCGCGTCGGCCGCCCTGACGATCAACTCGGAATCCgtcaggaagaaaagaatcgCACACGCCGTTCTCATGATAGTCACTTTTgttctcctcttccccctAATCGCCCTTGGAATCCCTCTCTTCCCGTCCGCCAGAACGGTGGTCATCCACGCCTCGCTGCAGCTCTGCACCCTTGCGCTGGTCCTCGCGGGGTTCGGCCTCGGCATCTCAATGGCCAGAAGCCTAAATTTCGTCGGCTCCTACCATCCCATTATTGGCATTATAGTTGTTGCATCCCTAGTTCTATTTCAGCCAGCGATGGGGCTCGTCCAGCATTGGTATTTCCGCCGCACGGGGAAGAAGAGTCTCGCCGCCTATGCACACCGGTGGCTTGGTCGTACGGCCATCACCCTGGGGATGATCAATGCGGGGCTTGGCTTTCGTCTCACGGGCATTGGGACTTCTGTCGCTCCTACGGGGGCGGTGATTGCTTATGGCGTGGTTGCTGGGCTCGTCTGGGTTGGTTATGTGTTGACGGTTAGCTTCCTCTCCTACAGGAAGCGTCACTCGCGAGCGTAG
- the crmC gene encoding siderochrome-iron transporter crmC — protein MAATTEKDLTARTTANIEAASDTVSLEEKSEREILERPNEITQDAQIGVQKAEATALVWSKTALYATYAWIWVCFFILNLQFSISNNMIYYAYAGFSSAPQISQAYILSTIIGGVLQLPIAKTLNLWGRAEGFLVFVGVLIVGIIVIASCNGPNGFAAGYTLYWIGYTAVNFILVVFVADASGLRNRAFAYAFIGTPTICTAFVGPLAAQAFYAHSTWRWAYGCFAIVIFFTFVPLALVFKFYQRKAEKTGVFVRDPSGRTPLQSFRHYFREFDLVGAFLLMAAFVLFLLPFSLETYGFSGYSSATFISMVVIGVLLFPVFAIWERFFAPTAFIKWQLFKNRTVLGACILAAVIFFNYYTWDQYYYYYLQVVYNLNTANTGYMTQIYSVGSTLWAVLFGIWIRQTKHFQKTCLYFGAPLMLLGAGLMIHFRGAESKIGYLVMCQIFIAFGGGTLVIGDEMAVMAAADRDGVPMMIAMISLAGSFGGAIGYAVAGAIYANTFPQALLRGLPDDLKGDSATVYLGGSTAQVMYPPGSAARNAINHAWTESQKYECITATAVVVLAFPAIAMWKNYNVDRKQVKGTVI, from the exons ATGGCGGCAACTACTGAAAAGGACCTCACTGCTCGAACAACAGCCAACATCGAGGCCGCCTCCGACACAGTGAGTCTGGAGGAAAAGAGCGAGCGAGAAATCCTCGAACGTCCCAATGAGATTACACAAGATGCCCAGATTGGAGTGCAAAAAGCCGAAGCCACGGCCCTCGTATGGTCCAAGACGGCCTTGTATGCCACATATGCCTG GATCTGGGTGTGTTTCTTCATTCTAAACCTGCAGTTTTCCATCAGCAACAATATGATCTATTACGCTTATGCGGGCTTCTCATCGGCTCCCCAGATCTCCCAGGCGTATATTCTCTCGACTATCATCGGGGGAGTGCTACAGCTGCCTATCGCCAAAACCCTCAATCTCTGGGGCCGAGCCGAGGGCTTTCTGGTTTTCGTCGGGGTCTTGATCGTCGGGATTATCGTGATCGCCTCTTGCAATGGCCCCAATGGCTTCGCAGCCGGATACACGCTGTACTGGATTGGCTACACGGCCGTCAACTTCATCCTGGTTGTCTTTGTCGCGGACGCGTCCGGGCTGCGCAATCGGGCATTTGCCTACGCATTCATTGGCACCCCGACCATCTGTACAGCCTTTGTTGGCCCGCTCGCTGCGCAGGCGTTCTATGCCCATTCCACGTGGCGGTGGGCCTACGGCTGTTtcgccatcgtcatcttcttcacctttgTGCCTCTCGCGCTGGTCTTCAAGTTCTACCAGCGCAAGGCCGAGAAGACGGGCGTGTTTGTCCGGGACCCCAGCGGCCGGACGCCTCTCCAGTCCTTCCGGCATTACTTTCGCGAGTTCGACCTCGTCGGCGCCTTTCTCCTCATGGCTGCCTTTGTCCTGTTTCTCTTGCCCTTCAGCCTCGAGACGTACGGCTTCAGCGGCTACTCCTCGGCCACCTTTATCAGCATGGTCGTCATCGGCGTGCTGCTCTTCCCCGTCTTCGCGATATGGGAGAGATTCTTCGCCCCGACCGCTTTCATCAAGTGGCAGCTCTTCAAGAACCGGACGGTGCTCGGGGCCTGCATTTTGGCTGCGGTCATTTTCTTCAACTATTACACCTGGGACcagtactactactactacctCCAGGTCGTCTACAACCTGAACACCGCCAACACCGGCTACATGACACAGATCTACAGCGTCGGCTCGACCCTCTGGgccgtcctcttcggcatCTGGATCCGCCAGACCAAACACTTCCAGAAAACCTGCCTGTATTTCGGCGCCCCGCTGATGCTCCTCGGCGCCGGCCTCATGATCCACTTCCGCGGCGCCGAGAGCAAGATCGGGTATCTCGTGATGTGCcagatcttcatcgccttTGGCGGCGGCACGCTCGTGATCGGGGACGAGATGGCCGTCATGGCGGCCGCGGACCGCGACGGCGTGCCCATGATGATCGCCATGATCAGCCTGGCCGGCAGTTTCGGCGGGGCGATCGGCTACGCGGTTGCCGGGGCCATCTACGCCAACACCTTCCCACAGGCGTTGCTCCGAGGGCTCCCGGACGACCTGAAAGGCGATTCTGCGACTGTCTACCTGGGGGGCTCGACGGCGCAGGTGATGTACCCGCCCGGCAGTGCGGCCCGGAATGCAATCAACCATGCATGGACGGAGAGTCAGAAGTATGAGTGTATCACGGCGACGGCGGTTGTGGTTCTGGCGTTCCCGGCGATTGCCATGTGGAAGAACTACAACGTGGATCGGAAACAGGTCAAGGGGACGGTCATCTAG
- a CDS encoding cupredoxin domain-containing protein produces the protein MAAVLNLILAISWLPLIYAQSDSQSSSTETPTSTSSSAANAVHTVDVGEHGLSFDPDTLSVSPGSKVEFHFYPSIHSVTQAAFSNPCHPLNQSSFFSGFITATDGESSEVFTLTVNDTSPIWYYCGEVGHCQAGMVGVINPPRNSRDTLDAFRSAAKNTENSTVPAAVGGGTLGKPSTASTTSSASSQTTTSSGSSTSSATTSSSSTSTSTSTSTSTSSPSPSPTSEGSRFCSWSSLSIVMLLSVSMAMLMS, from the exons ATGGCCGCAGTGCTGAATCTAATTCTAGCCATCTCATGGCTGCCTCTCATTTATGCACAGTCTGATAGCCAAAGCAGTAGTACGGAGACACCAACAAGTACATCGTCCTCGGCTGCGAATGCTGTCCATACTGTTGATGTCGGGGAGCATGGTCTCTCATTTGATCCAGATACTCTTTCAGTGTCCCCCGGAAGCAAAGTCGAGTTTCACTTCTACCCAAGCATCCATTCAGTGACTCAGGCTGCCTTCTCCAACCCGTGCCATCCGCTGAACCAGTCGAGTTTCTTCAGCGGGTTTATTACAGCCACAGACGGAGAATCC TCTGAGGTCTTCACATTGACCGTTAACGATACCAGCCCTATCTGGTACTACTGTGGCGAAGTTGGACACTGCCAGGCTGGCATGGTCGGGGTCATCAATCCTCC ACGCAATAGCCGAGATACTCTTGATGCATTCAGGTCGGCAGCAAAGAATACAGAAAATTCTACGGTACCGGCTGCGGTTGGAGGTGGCACATTAGGAAAACCGAGCACTGCGTCCACGACGAGCAGCGCGTCCTCCCAGACGACAACGTCCAGTGGCTCCTCCACTAGCAGTGCTACGACAAGCTCGAGTTCGACTTCGACTTCCACTTCTACTTCTACTTCCACGTCGAGTCCAAGCCCGTCCCCGACAAGTGAGGGGTCAAGATTTTGCTCTTGGTCATCTCTTAGTATCGTCATGCTCCTGTCCGTTTCTATGGCCATGCTTATGTCCTAG
- a CDS encoding cupin domain-containing protein, translating to MSSFGFRETYSSDVARIASQRAINTPSLSTQYRPKPTSPEQEVQSKIPKSCKAHQSSIIKMQEPTYDPSRPRSTLSVVYAYKLVNCPGKTIVGLRVEFPPNASTPPHRHGGASVSAYVLRGTVLNKMNDDPMQVIETGGTWYEAPGCHHRISDNASATEPATLMVSMVLDSDVYDRDGVDALIQIDEEYR from the exons ATGTCAAGCTTCGGCTTCCGAGAAACATACTCGTCTGATGTGGCCAGAATAGCCAGCCAGCGAGCTATAAATACCCCCAGTCTGTCAACTCAATATCGACCGAAACCAACAAGTCCAGAGCAAGAAGTCCAGAGCAAGATCCCAAAGTCCTGCAAAGCCCATCAGTCATCGATTATCAAAATGCAAGAACCGACCTATGACCCGAG CCGCCCCAGGTCAACCCTTAGCGTGGTGTACGCCTACAAGCTCGTCAATTGCCCCGGCAAGACCATCGTTGGATTACGGGTGGAATTCCCCCCCAACGCATCGACCCCTCCCCACCGGCATGGCGGCGCCTCGGTCTCGGCCTATGTCCTCCGCGGCACGGTGCTCAACAAAATGAACGACGACCCGATGCAGGTGATCGAGACGGGAGGCACCTGGTATGAAGCTCCGGGCTGCCATCACCGCATCAGCGACAACGCTAGTGCGACGGAGCCGGCCACCCTGATGGTGAGCATGGTCCTGGACTCGGATGTGTATGACCGTGATGGAGTGGATGCGTTGATCCAGATCGATGAGGAGTATCGGTAG
- the crmD gene encoding putative copper transporter crmD, translated as MHHNDHSNGMPMSMVFDTSTEITLFFQGWTTTTAASYSLTLLFLFALAVFNRFLGVLKFQLDVKHTQPTEGRVPKLQQPRARRRHAIPKARLSPQPRYMQVAETDTEDEAPFSSAQFLESDAEHTRHEFPSDLIQEPQGPLGTRRWWNVYRRWSWRRDGTGSLLEGLRALVGYALMLAVMTFNVGVLCAVVGGIVVGELLLGRYAQPSLGWQDDACHH; from the exons ATGCACCACAACGACCACAGCAACGGGATGCCCATGTCAATGGTCTTCGACACCAGCACCGAGATTACACTTTTCTTCCAAGGTTGGACGACTACCACAGCAGCCTCGTACAGTCTTACGttactcttcctcttcgccctGGCCGTGTTCAACCGCTTCCTGGGCGTGCTAAAGTTCCAGCTCGACGTAAAGCACACCCAACCGACGGAGGGCAGAGTTCCCAAGCTACAGCAGCCCAGAGCGCGACGCCGACATGCCATTCCCAAGGCCCGCTTGAGTCCCCAGCCTCGATACATGCAGGTTGCCGAAACCgataccgaggatgaggcgcCTTTCTCGTCGGCTCAGTTCCTGGAGTCGGATGCGGAACACACACGCCATGAGTTTCCTTCCGACTTGATTCAGGAGCCGCAAGGCCCCTTGGGCACGCGTCGTTGGTGGAACGTGTACAGACGCTGGAGTTGGCGACGGGATGGAACGGGCTCGCTTCTCGAGGGACTCCGGGCTCTGGTGGGTTACGCATT AATGCTGGCCGTGATGACGTTCAATGTGGGGGTGCTCTGCGCGGTGGTGGGAGGCATTGTAGTGGGCGAATTGCTCTTGGGGCGCTATGCACAGCCTTCATTAGGATGGCAGGATGACGCATGTCATCATTAG